A single genomic interval of Peromyscus leucopus breed LL Stock chromosome 7, UCI_PerLeu_2.1, whole genome shotgun sequence harbors:
- the LOC114691257 gene encoding olfactory receptor 150-like: protein MAEGNYSIVKEFTLAGLTENLGLQLPLFFLFLGIYIVTVLGNLGMVVLILFSPHLHTPMYFFLSHLSFVDLCQSSVITPKMLENFVMKKSVISYAGCMAQFYLFDVFAVSECHMLAAMAYDRYVAICNPLLYNVTMSYKVCSWMVVGVYSVGLVCATGETVCLLRLFFCKANYINHYFCDLLPLLEQSCSGTFINEILGLSFSSFNIIFPALTILSSYFFIISRILGIPSTDGRSKAFSTCSSHILAVVLFFGSLAFMYLQPSSVSSMDQGKVSSVFYTIIIPMLNPLIYSLRNKDVKVALCKFIERRQFL from the coding sequence ATGGCAGAAGGAAATTATTCCATTGTGAAAGAGTTCACCCTCGCTGGATTAACAGAGAATCTGGGACTCCAGCTGcccctgttcttcctcttcttagGAATCTACATAGTCACAGTCCTAGGGAACCTGGGCATGGTTGTGCTAATCCTGTTCAGTCCTCACCTGCACACccccatgtatttcttcctcagTCATCTGTCTTTTGTTGACCTCTGCCAGTCTAGTGTCATCACACCTAAAATGTTGGAGAACTTTGTAATGAAGAAGAGTGTTATCTCTTATGCAGGATGCATGGCTCAGTTTTACCTCTTCGATGTTTTTGCTGTTTCAGAATGTCACATGCTGGCTGCCATGGCAtatgatcgctatgtggccattTGTAACCCCTTGCTGTATAACGTTACCATGTCCTACAAGGTGTGTTCCTGGATGGTAGTGGGGGTGTATAGTGTAGGCTTAGTTTGTGCCACAGGTGAAACAGTCTGCCTGCTTAGACTGTTTTTTTGCAAAGCTAATTATATAAACCACTACTTCTGTGATCTTTTACCACTACTGGAACAATCTTGCTCCGGTACGTTTATCAACGAAATACTAGGACTGTCTTTTAGTTCATTTAACATTATTTTCCCAGCTCTGACCATTCTCAGCTCCTACTTCTTCATCATTTCCAGAATCCTAGGCATTCCTTCTACTGACGGCAGGTCCAAAGCCTTCAGCACTTGCAGTTCCCACATCCTGGCTGTTGTTCTCTTCTTTGGTTCTTTAGCATTCATGTACCTTCAGCCATCATCAGTTAGCTCCATGGACCAAGGGAAAGTGTCATCTGTATTTTATACCATTATTATACCCATGCTGAACCCCCTGATCTACAGTCTAAGGAATAAGGATGTCAAAGTTGCCCTGTGCAAGTTTATAGAAAGAAGACAATTCCTGTGA